Genomic DNA from Streptomyces sp. GS7:
TGGAGCACACCGACACACTCCTGAAGTACGTCGAGCAGCTCAAGAGCGAGCGGGACCGCCTGGTCGACGAACTGCGGGCGATCGGCTGCCAGGTCGTCGCCTCGGACGCCAACTTCGTCCAGTTCGGCCTCTTCGACGACGCGCACGCCGTCTGGCAGGCGCTCCTCGACCACGGCGTACTCGTCCGTGACAACGGCGTACCGGGCTGGCTGCGGGTCACCGCCGGCACCCCGGCCGAGAACGACGCGTTCCTCGACGCGGTTCGCACGGTGTGGAAAGAACGCATCCTGAAGGAGAACAAGCGATGAGCGGGGCCACCGCCCGCGTGGGGCGCGTGGAGCGCACCACCAAGGAGACGACGGTTCTGGTCGAGATCGACCTCGACGGCACGGGCCAGGTCGACGTGTCGACCGGTGTCGGCTTCTACGACCACATGCTCGACCAGCTCGGCCGGCACGGCCTCTTCGACCTCAAGGTCAAGACCGACGGCGATCTGCACATCGACACCCACCACACCATCGAGGACACCGCCCTCGCGCTGGGTGCCGCCTTCAAGCAGGCCCTCGGCGACAAGGTCGGCATCTACCGCTTCGGCAACTGCACCGTCCCGCTGGACGAGTCGCTCGCCCAGGTCACTGTCGACCTCTCCGGCCGCCCGTACCTGGTGCACACCGAGCCGGAGCACATGGCGCCGATGATAGGCACCTACGACACGACGATGACCCGGCACATCTTCGAGTCCTTCGTCGCCCAGGCGCAGATCGCGCTGCACATCCACGTGCCCTACGGGCGCAACGCCCACCACATCGTGGAGTGCCAGTTCAAGGCGCTGGCCCGGGCCCTGCGCTACGCCAGCGAGCGCGACCCGCGCGCCGCCGGCATCCTTCCTTCGACGAAGGGCGCCCTCTGATGAACGGCCTGTCCACCGTCTTCATCCTCGTGGGCCTCTTCCTCGTCGGCGGGGTCTACTCCTTCTGGAAGCAGAAGCTGCCCAAGAGCGTCATCACGCTCATGGCCATCGCCTCCGGGATGTGCCTGGTCGCCGGTGTGATGCGGCTGGGGGTGTGGAATTGACCGCCTCGGCACCCCGTAAGAAGGTCGTCGTCTTCGACTACGGCTTCGGCAACATCCGGTCCGCCGAGCGCGCCCTGGCCCATGTCGGCGCGGACGTGGAGGTCACCCGCGACTACGACACGGCCATGAAGGCCGACGGGCTGCTGGTCCCCGGCGTCGGCGCGTTCGCCGCCTGCATGCGCGGTCTCAAGGAGGCCCGCGGTGACTGGATCGTGGGCCGCCGGCTGTCCGGCGGCCGTCCGGTGATGGGTATCTGCGTCGGGATGCAGATCCTCTTCGGCCGCGGCATCGAGCACGGTGTGGAGACCGAGGGCCTGGACGAGTGGCCCGGCACGGTCGGCCCGCTCAAGGCCGAGGTCGTCCCGCACATGGGCTGGAACACCGTCCGCGCCGCCGAGGGCTCGCGGCTCTTCGCCGGGCTGCCCGCCGACGCCCGCTACTACTTCGTGCACTCCTACGCGGTCCACGACTGGGAGCTGGAGGTCGGCAGCACCAGTATCGCCGCGCCGAAGGTCACCTGGGCCACCCACGGGGAGCCGTTCGTGGCCGCGGTCGAGAACGGCCCGCTGTGGGCCACCCAGTTCCACCCCGAGAAGTCCGGCGACGCCGGCGCCCAGCTCCTGACCAACTGGATCGAGACCCTGTGATGTCCCCCTCCGCGAAGCAGCTCGAACTCCTCCCCGCAGTGGACGTCCGCGACGGCCAGGCGGTCCGCCTGGTGCACGGCGAGTCCGGCTCCGAGACCTCCTACGGCGACCCGCTCCAGGCCGCTCTCACCTGGCAGCGGGCCGGCGCCGAATGGCTGCACCTGGTCGACCTGGACGCCGCGTTCGGCACCGGCGACAACCGTGCGCAGATCGCCGAGGTCGCCCGCTCCATGGACATCAAGGTGGAGCTGTCCGGCGGTATCCGCGACGACGACTCGCTGGCCGCCGCCCTGGCGACCGGCTGCACCCGCGTCAACATCGGCACCGCCGCGCTGGAGGACCCCGACTGGGTCGCCAAGATCATCGCCGAGTACGGCGACCGGATCGCGGTCGGCCTGGACGTGCGCGGCACGACCCTGCGCGGACGCGGCTGGACCCGCGACGGCGGCGACCTCTACGAGACGCTGGCCCGCCTGGACTCCGAGGGCTGCGCCCGCTACGTCGTCACCGACATCAACAAGGACGGCACCCTCCAGGGCCCCAACCTGGAACTCCTCAAGAACGTCTGCGCGGCCACCGACCGCCCGGTCGTCGCCTCCGGCGGCGTCTCCTCCCTGGACGACCTGCGGGCGATCGCGACCCTGGTGCCGGAGGGTGTCGAGGGCGCCATCGTCGGCAAGGCGCTCTACGCGAAGGCGTTCACCCTGGAAGAGGCACTGGCAGCAGTGTCGTAACGGTCAACGGGAAGGCGGCGTCATGACCATCGAGCGCGTACGGACCGACAGTCCCTGGGAAGAGACCCTTGGCTTCGCGCGCGCCGTGGCGGCCGGCGACCGCGTCCTGGTCGCCGGCACCCTGCCGCTGGTCGGCGGCGTCCTCCAAGGGGAGGGCGACCCCTACGTCCAGACCAGGGTCGCCTTCGGCAACGCGCTGGCGGCGCTCAAACCCTTCGGCCTGGGCGCCGCGGACGTGCTGCGCACCCGTGTGTACCTGACCCACCTGCGCGATGTGGACGCGGCCGGCCGCGCCCACCGCGAGCTCTTCGAGGCCGCGCCGCCCGCCGCGACCATGGTCGTGGTCTCCGGCTTCGTCGACTCCCGCGTACTCGTCGAAGTAGAACTAGAAGCCTTCCGGGACGCGTCCCGGGAAACTGTCAGAGAGGGCTGAACCGACATGACCCTGGCGGTCCGCGTCATCCCCTGCCTGGACGTCGACAACGGCCGCGTCGTCAAGGGCGTCAACTTCCAGAACCTGCGCGACGCGGGCGACCCCGTCGAGATGGCGAAGGTCTACGGCCAGGAGGGCGCCGACGAGTTGACCTTCCTCGACATCACCGCCTCCTCCGGCAACCGCGAGACGACCTACGACGTCGTCCGGCGCACCGCCGAGCAGGTCTTCATCCCGCTCACCGTCGGCGGCGGCGTCCGCACGGCCGAGGACGTCGACCGGCTGCTGCGCGCCGGCGCCGACAAGGTCGGCGTCAACACCGCCGCGATCGCCCGCCCCGACCTGATCCGGGAGATCGCCGAACGCTTCGGCAGCCAGGTGCTGGTGCTCTCCGTCGACGCCCGCCGCACCGCCGCGGGCTCCTTCGAGGTCACCACCCACGGCGGTCGCCGCTCGGCCGGCATCGACGCCGTCGAGTGGGCGCACCGCGCCGCCGAGCTGGGCGCCGGCGAGATCCTGCTCAACTCCATGGACGCCGACGGCACCAAGGACGGCTACGACGTGGAGATGATCGAGGCGGTCCGCAGGCACGTCTCCGTGCCGGTCATCGCCTCCGGCGGCGCCGGAAAGCTCGGCGACTTCGCCCCGGCGGTCGCCGCCGGCGCCGACGCGGTGCTGGCCGCCTCCGTCTTCCACTTCGGCGACCTGCGCATCGGCCAGGTCAAGGAGGCCCTGCGCGAGGCGGGGCACCCGGTCCGCTGAAGGACCGCCGGGCCGGGCCCGTCCAGCACGGCCCGGCCCCGCCGGTCAGCGCTTCCGGGCCGCCCGGACGAACTCCCGGTTCATCGTCGCGATGCTGAAGAGCGGTATGCCCTTCGGGCAGGCGGTGGCGCATTCGCCGGTGTTGGTGCAGCCGCCGAAGCCCTCGGCGTCCATCTGGCCGACCATGTCCAGGACCCGGGACTCCCGCTCCGGGGCGCCCTGCGGCAGCGAGTTGAGATGGACGACCTTGGCGGAGGTGAAGAGCATCGCCGAGCCGTTGGGGCAGGCCGCCACGCACGCGCCGCAGCCGATGCACTCGGCGTGCTCGAAGGCGGTGTCGGCGGCCGGCTTGGGGACGGCGGTGGCGTGCGCCTCGGGGGCGGAGCCGGTGGGCGCGGTGATGTAGCCGCCGGACTGGATGATCCGGTCGAAGGCGGAGCGGTCGACGACCAGGTCCTTGACGACCGGGAAGGCCGCGGCGCGCCAGGGCTCGATGTCGATGGTGTCGCCGTCGGAGAACGACCGCATGTGCAGCTGGCAGGTGGTGGTCCGCTCCGGCCCGTGGGCGTCGCCGTTGATGACCAGGCTGCACGCGCCGCAGATCCCCTCGCGGCAGTCGTGGTCGAAGGCGACCGGATCGTCACCGTCCAGGATCAGCCGCTCGTTGAGGGTGTCGAGCATTTCGAGGAACGACATGTCCGGCGAGACGCCGTCGACCTCGTAGGGGGTCATGGTGCCGGGGGCGGCGGCGTTCTTCTGGCGCCAGACGCGCAGGGTGAGCCTCATGCGTAGCTCCGCTGAGTGGGGTGGACGTACTCGAAGACCAGGTCTTCCTTGTGGAGGGTGGGGGCCGCGCCGGTCCCGGTGCCGTGCTCACCCGGGGGGCGATCCCCGGACCCCCCGTATTCCCAGGCCGCGACGTAGGAGAACGCCTCGTCGTCGCGGGCGGCCTCGCCGTCCGGGGTCTGGGACTCCTCACGGAAGTGGCCGCCGCAGGACTCGGCGCGGTGCAGGGCGTCGAGGCACATCAGCTCGGCGAGCTCCAGGTAGTCGACGACGCGGTTCGCCTTCTCCAGCGACTGGTTGAACTCCTGGCCCGTACCGGGCACCTTGATGCGGCGCCAGAACTCCTCGCGGATCTGCGGGATCCGGTCGAGGGCCTTGCGCAGCCCCTGGTCGGTGCGGGCCATCCCGCAGTACTCCCACAGGAGTTCGCCGAGTTCGCGGTGGAAGGAGTCGGGGGTGCGGTCGCCGTCGACGGCGAGCAGCAGGTTGAGCCGGTCCTCGGTCTCGGCCAGCACCTCCCGGACCACCGGGTGCTCGGCGGTGACGGCCTCCTGACGCGGGTGGCGCGCCAGGTAGTCGTTGATCGTGGAGGGGAGGACGAAGTAGCCGTCGGCCAGGCCCTGCATCAGCGCGCTCGCGCCCAGGCGGTTGGCGCCGTGGTCGGAGAAGTTGGCCTCGCCGACCGCGAACAGGCCCGGGATCGTGGTCTGGAGGTCGTAGTCGACCCACAGCCCGCCCATGGTGTAGTGCACGGCCGGGTAGATCCGCATCGGGACCGTGTACGGGTCCTCGGCGGTGATCCGGGCGTACATGTCGAAGAGGTTGCCGTACCTGGCCTCCACGGCCTTGCGGCCCATCCGCGCGATGGCGTCGGCGAAGTCGAGGTAGA
This window encodes:
- a CDS encoding RidA family protein codes for the protein MTIERVRTDSPWEETLGFARAVAAGDRVLVAGTLPLVGGVLQGEGDPYVQTRVAFGNALAALKPFGLGAADVLRTRVYLTHLRDVDAAGRAHRELFEAAPPAATMVVVSGFVDSRVLVEVELEAFRDASRETVREG
- the priA gene encoding bifunctional 1-(5-phosphoribosyl)-5-((5-phosphoribosylamino)methylideneamino)imidazole-4-carboxamide isomerase/phosphoribosylanthranilate isomerase PriA; amino-acid sequence: MSPSAKQLELLPAVDVRDGQAVRLVHGESGSETSYGDPLQAALTWQRAGAEWLHLVDLDAAFGTGDNRAQIAEVARSMDIKVELSGGIRDDDSLAAALATGCTRVNIGTAALEDPDWVAKIIAEYGDRIAVGLDVRGTTLRGRGWTRDGGDLYETLARLDSEGCARYVVTDINKDGTLQGPNLELLKNVCAATDRPVVASGGVSSLDDLRAIATLVPEGVEGAIVGKALYAKAFTLEEALAAVS
- the hisB gene encoding imidazoleglycerol-phosphate dehydratase HisB; translated protein: MSGATARVGRVERTTKETTVLVEIDLDGTGQVDVSTGVGFYDHMLDQLGRHGLFDLKVKTDGDLHIDTHHTIEDTALALGAAFKQALGDKVGIYRFGNCTVPLDESLAQVTVDLSGRPYLVHTEPEHMAPMIGTYDTTMTRHIFESFVAQAQIALHIHVPYGRNAHHIVECQFKALARALRYASERDPRAAGILPSTKGAL
- a CDS encoding succinate dehydrogenase/fumarate reductase iron-sulfur subunit, translating into MRLTLRVWRQKNAAAPGTMTPYEVDGVSPDMSFLEMLDTLNERLILDGDDPVAFDHDCREGICGACSLVINGDAHGPERTTTCQLHMRSFSDGDTIDIEPWRAAAFPVVKDLVVDRSAFDRIIQSGGYITAPTGSAPEAHATAVPKPAADTAFEHAECIGCGACVAACPNGSAMLFTSAKVVHLNSLPQGAPERESRVLDMVGQMDAEGFGGCTNTGECATACPKGIPLFSIATMNREFVRAARKR
- the hisH gene encoding imidazole glycerol phosphate synthase subunit HisH → MTASAPRKKVVVFDYGFGNIRSAERALAHVGADVEVTRDYDTAMKADGLLVPGVGAFAACMRGLKEARGDWIVGRRLSGGRPVMGICVGMQILFGRGIEHGVETEGLDEWPGTVGPLKAEVVPHMGWNTVRAAEGSRLFAGLPADARYYFVHSYAVHDWELEVGSTSIAAPKVTWATHGEPFVAAVENGPLWATQFHPEKSGDAGAQLLTNWIETL
- the hisF gene encoding imidazole glycerol phosphate synthase subunit HisF; amino-acid sequence: MTLAVRVIPCLDVDNGRVVKGVNFQNLRDAGDPVEMAKVYGQEGADELTFLDITASSGNRETTYDVVRRTAEQVFIPLTVGGGVRTAEDVDRLLRAGADKVGVNTAAIARPDLIREIAERFGSQVLVLSVDARRTAAGSFEVTTHGGRRSAGIDAVEWAHRAAELGAGEILLNSMDADGTKDGYDVEMIEAVRRHVSVPVIASGGAGKLGDFAPAVAAGADAVLAASVFHFGDLRIGQVKEALREAGHPVR